From a single Micromonospora sp. WMMD1102 genomic region:
- a CDS encoding RNA ligase RtcB family protein has protein sequence MSQQTSRPESAPDTGPAAVTVFASARSWIESDAVDQCHQVAALDGMVSVAGMPDLHPGKGAPIGAAMVSTVLYPFLVGSDIGCGIAVFPVDLKRVVPEQVARRFPDLDVALNPERDVDHPAWAVLDGEIPAGHLDGLGTVGRGNHFVELARIRTVLDPGHTARLGLAADDLVLIVHSGSRGLGERILRAHTERYGAGPAADPADYLRRHDEAVRWGSLNRRLLAARVLHALGASPTEPIVDECHNLVECRDGAYLHRKGAAPGDGRDVLVAGTRGTCSYLVAAHAGPQANFSVAHGAGRKMSRADALRRGRVKHTVEELRRTPVGSLVVCGDRQLLFEEAPTAYKRIEQVIADLVAHGLATPAATTVPVVTYKTIDRGGPARPAGRRERPEHRRGRGRR, from the coding sequence AGACGTCCCGGCCGGAGTCCGCTCCGGACACCGGGCCCGCCGCCGTCACCGTCTTCGCCTCCGCCCGCAGTTGGATCGAGTCCGACGCCGTCGACCAGTGCCACCAGGTGGCCGCCCTGGACGGCATGGTCTCGGTCGCCGGCATGCCGGACCTGCACCCCGGCAAGGGTGCCCCGATCGGCGCCGCCATGGTCTCGACCGTGCTGTACCCGTTCCTGGTCGGCTCCGACATCGGCTGCGGCATCGCGGTCTTCCCGGTCGACCTGAAACGGGTCGTACCCGAGCAGGTCGCCCGCCGTTTCCCGGACCTCGACGTCGCCCTGAACCCGGAGCGGGACGTCGACCACCCGGCCTGGGCCGTGCTGGACGGCGAGATCCCGGCCGGCCACCTCGACGGACTCGGGACGGTGGGCCGGGGCAACCACTTCGTCGAGCTGGCCCGGATCCGGACCGTCCTCGACCCGGGCCACACCGCCCGGCTCGGGCTCGCCGCCGACGACCTGGTGCTGATCGTGCACAGCGGCTCCCGGGGGCTGGGCGAGCGGATCCTGCGGGCGCACACCGAGCGGTACGGCGCCGGACCGGCCGCCGATCCGGCGGACTACCTACGGCGGCACGACGAAGCCGTCCGCTGGGGGTCGCTCAACCGCCGGCTGCTGGCCGCCCGGGTCCTGCACGCGCTGGGCGCCAGCCCGACCGAGCCGATCGTCGACGAGTGCCACAACCTCGTCGAGTGCCGCGACGGGGCGTACCTGCACCGCAAGGGTGCCGCCCCGGGCGACGGCCGGGACGTGCTGGTCGCCGGCACCCGGGGCACCTGCTCCTATCTGGTGGCCGCGCACGCCGGCCCGCAGGCCAACTTCTCGGTGGCGCACGGCGCCGGCCGCAAGATGTCCCGGGCCGACGCGCTGCGCCGGGGGCGGGTCAAGCACACCGTCGAGGAGCTGCGGCGTACCCCGGTGGGGTCGCTTGTGGTCTGCGGGGACCGCCAACTGCTCTTCGAGGAGGCGCCGACGGCGTACAAGCGGATCGAACAGGTGATCGCGGACCTGGTCGCGCACGGACTGGCCACCCCGGCCGCCACGACGGTGCCGGTGGTGACCTACAAGACCATCGACCGCGGCGGCCCGGCCCGTCCCGCCGGGCGGCGAGAGCGCCCGGAGCACCGCCGGGGTCGGGGGCGGCGGTGA
- the prfH gene encoding peptide chain release factor H, giving the protein MSATAPASQLLISAGRGPQECAWAVAQLLRRLSAEAARRGLVTSRVESVPGDRPGTYRSVLVGIAGDGAEEFADSWTGTLCWQAPSPYRAGAGRKNWYVVARPCRLDAPRTPFAEVDVEVVGCRTGGPGGQHRNKASTAVRATHRPSGIVVVVDTERQFSQNRRIALELIRQRIAAGDRAAGQALGTARWRIHDDLVRGDPVRVERP; this is encoded by the coding sequence GTGAGCGCGACGGCACCGGCCAGCCAGTTGCTGATCTCGGCCGGGCGGGGCCCGCAGGAGTGCGCCTGGGCGGTCGCCCAGTTGCTGCGCAGACTGTCGGCGGAGGCCGCCCGGCGGGGGCTGGTGACGTCCCGGGTCGAGTCGGTGCCCGGGGACCGGCCCGGCACCTACCGGTCGGTGCTGGTCGGGATCGCCGGCGACGGTGCCGAGGAGTTCGCCGACTCGTGGACGGGCACCCTCTGCTGGCAGGCGCCGAGCCCCTACCGGGCGGGCGCGGGCCGGAAGAACTGGTACGTCGTCGCCCGCCCCTGCCGGCTCGACGCCCCGCGCACGCCGTTCGCGGAGGTGGACGTCGAGGTCGTCGGCTGCCGCACCGGCGGGCCGGGCGGGCAGCACCGGAACAAGGCGAGTACCGCCGTGCGGGCTACCCACCGCCCGTCCGGGATCGTGGTGGTGGTCGACACCGAGCGGCAGTTCAGCCAGAACCGCCGGATCGCCCTGGAGCTGATCCGGCAGCGCATCGCGGCCGGCGACCGGGCGGCGGGTCAGGCGCTCGGCACCGCCCGCTGGCGGATCCATGACGATCTCGTCCGCGGCGACCCGGTACGGGTCGAACGGCCCTGA
- a CDS encoding MmcQ/YjbR family DNA-binding protein codes for MGVPSAQFLRMVARLAEVEHAQARDYTSFSVRGIRFGYHWPRTSTVGLKQSLSEQAALVAERPDVFEVQFTAGGFGWVVVHLPRIDVDELAELVYEAWSLSAPEELVGAHPHVPTPRP; via the coding sequence GTGGGAGTACCGAGCGCGCAGTTCCTGCGGATGGTGGCGAGGCTGGCCGAGGTCGAGCACGCCCAGGCGCGGGACTACACCTCGTTCAGCGTCCGGGGCATCCGCTTCGGCTACCACTGGCCGCGTACCAGCACTGTCGGGCTGAAACAGTCGCTGTCGGAACAGGCGGCGCTGGTCGCCGAGCGGCCGGACGTCTTCGAGGTGCAGTTCACCGCCGGCGGCTTCGGCTGGGTCGTCGTGCACCTGCCCCGGATCGACGTCGACGAACTCGCCGAACTGGTCTACGAGGCGTGGTCCCTCTCCGCGCCGGAGGAACTCGTCGGCGCACACCCGCACGTCCCGACCCCGAGGCCCTGA
- a CDS encoding helix-turn-helix transcriptional regulator, protein MAVRILVGAQLRRLREERGLTRAEAAEPIRASESKISRMELGRVGFKERDVLDLLSLYGVHDERERATLLERVREANTSSWWHPYSDVTPNWFQRYLGLEATAMLIRTYEVQFVPGLLQTEDYARAVVRLGHGSAREDEVARRVSLRIQRQQVLSRPDPPLLWAVVDEAALRRPVGGVQVMRDQLEALITIVTKMPNVKLQVIPLAAGGHAAAGGAFTILRFPQQDLADLVYIEQLTSALYLDKREDVDRYFEAVNRLFVEAAPIKETFQILDRIIRDLGETPR, encoded by the coding sequence ATGGCCGTACGGATCCTGGTGGGGGCCCAACTACGACGACTGCGCGAAGAACGGGGACTGACCAGGGCGGAAGCTGCCGAGCCTATCCGCGCGTCCGAGTCGAAGATCAGCCGGATGGAGCTGGGCAGGGTCGGCTTCAAGGAGCGCGACGTACTCGACCTGCTGTCCCTCTACGGCGTACACGACGAGCGGGAGCGGGCGACGCTGCTGGAGCGGGTACGCGAGGCCAACACGTCGAGCTGGTGGCACCCGTACAGCGACGTCACGCCGAACTGGTTCCAGCGGTATCTGGGGCTGGAGGCGACCGCGATGCTGATCCGGACCTACGAGGTCCAGTTCGTTCCTGGTCTGCTCCAGACCGAGGACTACGCCCGGGCGGTGGTGCGCCTCGGCCACGGGTCGGCGCGGGAGGACGAGGTCGCCCGCCGGGTGAGCCTGCGCATCCAGCGGCAGCAGGTGCTCAGCCGCCCGGATCCGCCGCTGCTCTGGGCGGTGGTGGACGAGGCCGCGCTGCGTCGCCCGGTCGGCGGGGTACAGGTGATGCGCGACCAGCTCGAAGCGTTGATCACCATCGTCACCAAGATGCCGAACGTCAAGCTCCAGGTGATCCCGCTCGCCGCCGGTGGGCACGCCGCGGCCGGCGGAGCCTTCACCATCCTGCGTTTCCCGCAGCAGGACCTGGCCGACCTCGTCTACATCGAACAGTTGACCAGCGCGCTCTATCTGGACAAGCGGGAGGACGTCGACCGCTACTTCGAGGCGGTGAACCGGCTCTTCGTCGAGGCCGCACCGATCAAGGAGACCTTCCAGATCCTGGACCGGATCATCCGCGACCTCGGCGAGACGCCCCGCTGA